A part of Candidatus Latescibacterota bacterium genomic DNA contains:
- a CDS encoding PilZ domain-containing protein — protein MSGRERRKAPRVDVELPITLEGGSGEVRGKTLNISASGIYFELSRYIEPMTKLRMGLAIPLAAENGKEGIVQFDGIVVRTEPETESDEVKIYRMAVFFTHVPSPSMEILSRFISNNL, from the coding sequence ATGAGTGGCAGGGAAAGACGCAAAGCTCCGCGTGTCGATGTTGAGTTACCGATAACCCTTGAGGGTGGTAGTGGTGAAGTGCGGGGGAAAACGCTCAACATCAGTGCCAGTGGTATCTATTTCGAGCTCTCACGATATATCGAACCGATGACGAAACTGAGAATGGGGCTTGCCATTCCACTCGCTGCTGAAAACGGGAAGGAAGGTATCGTCCAGTTCGACGGTATTGTTGTCAGGACTGAACCCGAGACTGAATCTGATGAAGTGAAGATATACAGGATGGCGGTTTTCTTCACACATGTACCGTCTCCATCGATGGAGATCCTGTCAAGGTTCATATCGAACAATCTTTAG
- a CDS encoding dihydropteroate synthase, whose translation MNTILIGERINSSNKKVRALFDAEDVDALLDLAVKQIDCGADYIDINASMMMAGEKEALFNTAGEVIGRHGINVSIDSADPDLLLSAAGLFGEKCLLNSFACTDEVFKRYLPEASVSGAGIIVMLKNDHGVPSDSETRAALAEKAIGIMRENGMPDEKIFIDPVFSPMATDISGLMTALATMDIIVRQYPDCHLTGGLSNVSYGLPMRRLINRTFLSMALPHGLNAVICDVTDRDLMETLIASESLSGLDKGCRNLLRHYRGQGSKR comes from the coding sequence ATGAATACTATCCTGATAGGCGAAAGAATAAACAGCAGCAACAAGAAGGTCAGAGCACTTTTCGATGCTGAGGATGTAGATGCCCTCCTTGATCTTGCTGTAAAACAGATTGACTGTGGAGCGGATTATATAGATATCAACGCTTCGATGATGATGGCAGGGGAAAAGGAAGCGCTTTTCAACACTGCTGGAGAAGTCATAGGCAGGCACGGTATAAATGTCTCGATTGACAGTGCCGACCCCGATCTTCTATTGTCGGCGGCAGGTCTCTTCGGAGAGAAATGTCTGCTTAATTCGTTTGCCTGTACTGACGAAGTCTTCAAAAGATATCTGCCGGAGGCTTCAGTGTCGGGCGCGGGTATTATCGTTATGCTGAAAAATGACCATGGCGTTCCTTCAGACTCAGAGACAAGAGCGGCACTGGCCGAAAAAGCCATCGGGATTATGCGAGAGAACGGAATGCCGGATGAAAAGATATTCATAGATCCGGTATTTTCCCCCATGGCGACAGATATATCGGGGTTGATGACAGCACTGGCGACGATGGATATAATTGTCCGGCAGTATCCGGATTGTCATCTGACTGGTGGATTGTCAAATGTCTCATACGGGCTTCCGATGAGAAGACTCATTAACAGGACATTTCTGTCCATGGCCCTTCCGCACGGGCTCAACGCCGTAATATGTGATGTGACGGACCGCGATCTGATGGAAACGCTGATTGCTTCCGAGTCGTTGTCTGGTCTCGATAAGGGATGCAGGAATCTCTTGAGACACTACCGAGGGCAGGGCAGCAAAAGATAA
- a CDS encoding integration host factor subunit beta, which translates to MTKADLVEEIAKDTGLSKKDTSVVVNMIIENICKALSEGDKVELRGFGSFKVKSRNPRKARNPRTGESVDVPAKLVPFFKASNELKLKVNV; encoded by the coding sequence ATGACTAAAGCCGATCTTGTTGAAGAAATCGCAAAGGACACGGGGCTCAGCAAGAAAGACACGAGTGTCGTGGTCAATATGATCATCGAGAATATCTGCAAAGCCCTTTCCGAAGGGGATAAAGTTGAGCTGCGTGGGTTTGGTAGTTTCAAGGTCAAGAGCCGCAACCCCAGGAAAGCCAGGAATCCTCGTACAGGAGAATCCGTTGATGTACCAGCGAAGCTGGTTCCTTTTTTCAAGGCTTCCAACGAATTGAAGCTGAAGGTCAACGTGTAG